The Corynebacterium simulans genome contains a region encoding:
- the dapE gene encoding succinyl-diaminopimelate desuccinylase, with the protein MTLDLFASPIELTKALVDIPSPSHHEEEIADAIEAALRGLDNDKIEVVRYANTVCARTNRGLESRVILAGHIDTVPLADNVPHHMEGDVMWGCGTVDMKSGMAVYLHAFAALYDAPDLAHDLTVIAYEGEEVSSEFNGLGHLQKDHPEWLHGDLALLGEPSGAMIEAGCQGTIRLRITAHGTRAHSARAWLGSNAAHKLAPIMVNVANYAPREVTIDGCTYKEGLNIVHLESGVATNTIPDEAWMFVNFRFAPDRSLREAMAHMREVIGEHENVTIEVDDESSAALPGLGQPAARALVDAVGGNFRAKYGWTDVARFSEMGTPAVNFGPGDPGFAHKKDEQVPIAQITSVSDALIEYLSGANAKEA; encoded by the coding sequence GTGACTTTAGATCTCTTTGCCTCCCCAATCGAATTGACCAAAGCGCTCGTAGACATCCCGAGCCCCTCTCATCATGAGGAGGAGATCGCTGATGCAATAGAGGCAGCCCTACGGGGCCTTGATAATGACAAGATCGAAGTGGTGCGATACGCAAACACCGTCTGCGCCCGCACCAATCGCGGGCTCGAATCCCGCGTGATTCTGGCTGGCCACATCGATACCGTCCCGCTGGCGGATAACGTTCCCCACCACATGGAAGGCGATGTCATGTGGGGCTGTGGCACCGTCGATATGAAGTCTGGCATGGCCGTGTACCTGCACGCTTTTGCTGCGCTTTACGACGCCCCCGACCTCGCCCATGACTTAACAGTCATTGCTTACGAGGGGGAGGAAGTCTCCTCGGAATTTAATGGGCTGGGACATCTGCAAAAAGACCACCCCGAGTGGCTGCACGGCGATCTAGCTCTTTTGGGAGAGCCTTCCGGCGCCATGATCGAGGCCGGCTGCCAGGGTACCATCCGTCTCCGCATCACGGCGCACGGAACCCGCGCTCATTCCGCGCGTGCCTGGCTGGGGTCTAATGCTGCTCATAAACTGGCACCGATCATGGTCAACGTGGCGAACTACGCTCCGCGCGAGGTCACCATTGATGGTTGTACCTATAAGGAAGGTCTCAACATCGTGCATCTGGAATCCGGAGTAGCAACCAACACCATTCCAGATGAGGCATGGATGTTTGTGAACTTCCGCTTCGCGCCAGACCGGAGCTTGCGCGAGGCCATGGCGCATATGCGTGAGGTTATCGGAGAGCATGAAAACGTCACCATTGAGGTTGATGACGAATCCTCCGCAGCCCTTCCAGGCCTGGGCCAGCCCGCCGCTCGCGCGCTTGTCGACGCCGTCGGCGGTAACTTCCGTGCGAAATACGGCTGGACTGACGTTGCTCGTTTTTCCGAGATGGGCACTCCGGCCGTGAATTTTGGCCCGGGTGATCCGGGGTTTGCGCATAAGAAAGACGAGCAGGTTCCAATTGCGCAAATTACTTCCGTGTCCGATGCTTTGATTGAGTATTTAAGCGGCGCAAACGCCAAGGAGGCCTAA
- a CDS encoding DUF3117 domain-containing protein, which produces MAAMKPRTTGGPMEAVEESRKIVMRIPSDGGGRIVVELTKEEAAELGSLLTEVSS; this is translated from the coding sequence ATGGCAGCTATGAAGCCACGCACGACAGGTGGGCCAATGGAAGCGGTTGAGGAGTCCCGCAAAATTGTCATGCGAATCCCCTCCGATGGTGGTGGCCGTATTGTTGTGGAGCTCACAAAAGAGGAGGCTGCGGAACTTGGTTCATTGCTGACCGAAGTTTCCAGCTAG
- a CDS encoding glucosyl-3-phosphoglycerate synthase: MSVSVIIPALNEEATVANVVRACLADDPMEVIVVDADSTDHTAQRAAAAGAKVYNWREILPEIAPRPGKGESLWRGVAAAQGDIVVFVDADLESACPGMVAQLAAPFADPEIQMVKATYRRTFNGAPSGGGRVTELTAKPLLRTFFPELGDIAQPLGGEYALRTSLARALPFVDGYGVEAGLLIDVAKRCGVSSIAEVDLGERIHRNRPLHELAPMAEVVARTILSRDGVIGPVAQREPSGGKL; this comes from the coding sequence ATGAGCGTTTCTGTCATCATCCCAGCGCTCAACGAGGAAGCAACCGTCGCGAACGTGGTACGAGCCTGTTTGGCAGATGACCCAATGGAGGTCATCGTTGTCGATGCTGACTCCACGGATCACACCGCGCAGCGCGCTGCCGCTGCCGGAGCAAAGGTATACAACTGGCGCGAAATCCTGCCGGAGATTGCGCCGCGGCCGGGCAAGGGTGAATCCCTCTGGCGCGGGGTCGCCGCAGCGCAAGGTGACATCGTGGTCTTCGTTGATGCCGACTTGGAGTCTGCGTGTCCAGGGATGGTCGCGCAGTTGGCTGCGCCGTTTGCGGATCCAGAGATCCAGATGGTCAAAGCTACTTATCGTCGTACCTTCAACGGTGCCCCAAGCGGCGGCGGGCGGGTCACGGAGTTGACCGCTAAGCCTTTGCTGCGCACCTTCTTCCCGGAGCTCGGAGATATCGCACAGCCCTTGGGTGGCGAATATGCGCTGCGCACGTCGCTGGCTCGGGCATTGCCATTTGTTGATGGCTACGGGGTGGAAGCCGGGCTGCTTATCGACGTCGCTAAGCGCTGCGGTGTTTCTTCCATCGCCGAAGTAGACCTTGGCGAGCGCATCCACCGCAACCGGCCGCTGCATGAGCTTGCGCCCATGGCTGAGGTGGTCGCGCGCACGATTTTGTCACGCGACGGAGTAATAGGTCCTGTTGCTCAACGTGAACCATCCGGCGGTAAGCTTTAG
- the folP gene encoding dihydropteroate synthase — MSANPRSAKLAQVMAIVNRTPDSFYDKGATFAEAEALRRCAEVIEQGASIVDIGGVKAGPGEAVDAQEEIERVVPTIAAAHERYPDVTISVDTWRASVAEAAITAGATLINDTWAGWDPELIEVAGEHKVGYVCSHTGGVTPRTRPHRVHFDDVVADVIAETTALAEKAASLGCPEELVFIDPTHDFGKNTFHGLELLRRIDEVVATGWPVLMALSNKDFVGETLDRGVGKRVAGTLAATAWSAAHGVAAFRVHEVAETLDVIRMTAAIEGTMAPLNTTRGLA; from the coding sequence ATGAGCGCTAATCCGCGTAGCGCCAAGTTGGCGCAGGTGATGGCAATTGTCAATCGCACGCCGGATTCGTTCTATGACAAGGGCGCAACCTTCGCCGAAGCTGAGGCCCTTCGCCGCTGTGCCGAGGTGATCGAGCAGGGTGCCAGCATCGTCGACATCGGTGGCGTGAAGGCAGGGCCTGGCGAAGCCGTGGACGCGCAGGAAGAGATCGAGCGCGTGGTTCCCACGATTGCCGCGGCGCACGAGCGCTACCCGGATGTCACCATCTCAGTAGATACATGGCGCGCAAGCGTTGCCGAAGCCGCCATCACAGCCGGGGCGACGCTCATCAATGACACATGGGCGGGCTGGGACCCTGAGCTCATCGAAGTCGCCGGAGAACATAAGGTCGGCTATGTCTGCTCGCATACGGGCGGCGTCACCCCACGCACGCGCCCACACCGCGTGCACTTTGACGACGTCGTAGCGGATGTCATCGCGGAGACGACTGCTCTGGCAGAAAAGGCGGCGAGCCTGGGGTGCCCGGAGGAGCTGGTCTTTATCGACCCAACCCACGACTTTGGCAAGAACACCTTTCACGGGCTGGAGTTGCTGCGCCGCATCGACGAGGTTGTTGCCACGGGCTGGCCGGTACTGATGGCGTTGTCTAACAAGGACTTCGTAGGCGAGACTTTGGACCGCGGCGTCGGCAAGCGCGTGGCAGGGACATTGGCCGCAACCGCGTGGTCGGCGGCGCATGGTGTGGCCGCTTTCCGCGTCCACGAGGTCGCGGAGACCCTCGACGTCATTCGTATGACCGCAGCTATCGAAGGCACGATGGCCCCGCTGAACACCACCCGTGGGCTCGCATGA
- a CDS encoding TIGR00730 family Rossman fold protein, with translation MSPERNRTLRGPLLLRTEGEQTSTYDQRLLESGADHEWQHADPWRVLRIQGEFVSGFDALAKLPKAVTVFGSARLGEGTPEYDLGVRVGKALTNAQYAVITGGGPGLMEAANRGAYEEKGLSVGLGIELPHEQGLNEYVDLGLNFRYFFARKTMFLKYSQAFICLPGGMGTMDEFFEVACMVQTGKVTNYPIVLMGTEYWSGLLEWMKSTMAARGLISASDMDLFLLTDDVDEAVAHIVNSHKVMSDKRIRDER, from the coding sequence ATGTCGCCAGAACGTAATCGCACCCTGCGCGGACCATTATTGCTGCGCACCGAGGGCGAGCAGACCTCAACCTATGACCAGCGCCTGCTGGAATCCGGGGCCGACCACGAATGGCAGCACGCGGACCCGTGGCGGGTTCTGCGCATCCAGGGGGAATTCGTCTCGGGTTTTGATGCTTTGGCAAAGCTGCCGAAGGCTGTCACCGTCTTCGGCTCCGCACGTCTGGGCGAGGGCACGCCGGAATATGACTTGGGCGTTCGCGTGGGCAAAGCGCTAACCAATGCCCAGTACGCGGTCATCACCGGTGGCGGCCCAGGACTAATGGAGGCTGCGAATCGTGGTGCTTATGAGGAAAAAGGCCTTTCGGTAGGCCTTGGCATCGAGCTTCCGCATGAACAGGGACTTAACGAATACGTCGATCTGGGATTGAACTTCCGTTACTTCTTTGCCCGCAAGACGATGTTCTTGAAGTATTCCCAGGCTTTTATCTGTCTGCCTGGTGGCATGGGCACCATGGACGAGTTCTTTGAGGTGGCCTGCATGGTGCAAACCGGAAAGGTCACCAATTATCCAATCGTCCTGATGGGCACCGAGTACTGGTCCGGACTCCTAGAGTGGATGAAGTCCACCATGGCAGCACGCGGCCTTATCAGCGCATCAGACATGGACTTGTTCCTGCTTACTGATGACGTCGACGAAGCGGTCGCACACATCGTGAACTCGCACAAGGTGATGAGCGATAAGCGGATTCGTGATGAGCGCTAA
- a CDS encoding GH32 C-terminal domain-containing protein, which yields MTTHRPELHFTPESGVLEAPAGVLLDGNTWHLFFQYRHELSAPARWGHNYSEEFPFDWLECDDALAPVGGELSLRAGSVAAGEDAINLYFTSVTSTGTSVRLARYTDFNDVCEISDDSNALDPNVVRYGEVAANVTNYSRFRSPSVVPDWVAVDRDEGHEGWLMLALTGHSDAPLPVILRSADGLTWNVEGPLEFDGDPGFNEGEVPANSPIPPVVSPRLVRLRDEVDERIYDVLLVTLERDNRDVSGYLVGRLEGTTFTVASGFQRIDFGHDFSRPRNTNTTEGTILQETRYDEAVVLGLLNGNGRGDDPAAHPSFEEEGWANTLALPRRITLQGGKLFQTPPRGLPDAIRQSERARSWVGVMDVPEGSSVTVTLLDGNGKPSAVITHAGSTLTLDRSMGTAFDSYFKDSAPAVAHLAEGDSDSLTVVVDGATVEVYADGGQVAMGSRVYFDGGCSDIQVETAGEAVIEQSWQRKGSQL from the coding sequence GTGACAACCCATCGTCCTGAACTGCACTTCACGCCTGAGTCTGGAGTCCTCGAGGCTCCGGCCGGCGTGCTGCTAGACGGCAATACGTGGCACCTGTTTTTCCAGTACCGCCACGAACTTTCCGCCCCGGCGCGCTGGGGACACAACTATTCTGAAGAATTTCCATTCGATTGGTTAGAGTGCGACGACGCACTTGCCCCTGTCGGCGGTGAGCTTTCCTTGCGCGCCGGTTCTGTAGCCGCGGGCGAGGATGCCATCAACCTCTACTTCACATCCGTGACTTCCACCGGCACCTCGGTGCGCTTGGCGCGCTACACCGATTTCAACGATGTCTGCGAAATTTCGGATGACTCCAACGCACTAGACCCGAACGTCGTGCGCTATGGCGAGGTAGCCGCCAACGTCACCAATTACTCCCGCTTCCGCTCGCCTTCCGTGGTTCCAGACTGGGTCGCGGTCGACCGCGATGAAGGCCACGAGGGCTGGCTCATGCTCGCACTAACCGGCCACTCCGACGCACCGTTGCCCGTTATCCTGCGCTCGGCCGACGGCTTGACCTGGAATGTGGAAGGCCCGCTCGAGTTCGATGGCGATCCTGGTTTCAACGAGGGCGAGGTCCCGGCAAACTCGCCGATTCCACCGGTTGTCTCTCCACGCCTGGTCCGCTTGCGTGACGAGGTAGATGAGCGCATTTACGACGTCCTCCTGGTTACCCTTGAGCGCGATAACCGCGATGTCTCCGGTTACCTCGTCGGCCGCTTGGAGGGCACCACCTTCACCGTCGCCTCCGGTTTCCAGCGCATCGACTTCGGCCATGATTTCTCCCGCCCGCGCAACACCAACACCACCGAGGGCACCATCCTGCAGGAGACCCGCTACGACGAAGCGGTTGTCCTGGGTCTTCTCAACGGCAATGGCCGCGGCGACGATCCTGCAGCGCATCCTTCCTTTGAGGAGGAAGGATGGGCCAATACCCTCGCACTGCCGCGACGCATCACCCTGCAGGGCGGCAAGCTCTTCCAGACTCCTCCGCGCGGCCTGCCGGATGCCATCCGCCAGTCAGAGCGCGCCCGCTCCTGGGTCGGCGTAATGGATGTCCCGGAAGGCTCCTCCGTCACCGTCACCTTGCTCGACGGCAACGGCAAGCCCTCGGCAGTCATCACCCATGCTGGCAGCACACTGACCTTGGATCGTTCCATGGGCACTGCTTTCGATTCCTATTTCAAGGACTCGGCTCCTGCCGTGGCGCATTTGGCTGAGGGCGATTCCGATTCCCTCACCGTCGTGGTCGACGGTGCCACCGTAGAGGTCTACGCCGACGGCGGCCAGGTAGCCATGGGCTCCCGCGTCTACTTCGACGGCGGTTGCTCTGATATCCAGGTCGAGACCGCCGGTGAGGCCGTCATCGAGCAATCCTGGCAGCGCAAAGGCTCGCAGCTCTAA
- the glgC gene encoding glucose-1-phosphate adenylyltransferase: MKSQPNVLAIVLAGGEGKRLFPLTEDRAKPAVPFGGSYRLIDFVLSNLVNAGYLKIAVLTQYKSHSLDRHISQAWNLSGPTSQYIASVPAQQRRGKRWYNGSADAIVQSLNLIYDEKPDYVIVFGADHVYRMDPQQMVQEHIATGLDCSVAGIRVPRSEATAFGCIQADGMGTITEFLEKPDNPPSTPDDPNMTYASMGNYVFTADALIEALLKDEENENSDHDMGGDIIPYFVERGQAHVYDFMANDVPGSTERDHGYWRDVGTIDSFYEAHMDLISVHPIFNLYNNHWPIHSTDESNLPPAKFVQNGIAQSSMVAPGCIISGGTVRNSVLSSDVHVADGASVEGSVLLPGVRVGKGAVVRHAILDKNVVVSEGAIIGCDRERDESRFKVSDGGVVVVGKNETV, translated from the coding sequence GTGAAATCCCAGCCTAATGTTCTCGCCATTGTCCTCGCCGGCGGTGAAGGCAAGCGCCTATTCCCCCTCACGGAAGATCGCGCAAAGCCCGCCGTCCCTTTCGGCGGCTCCTACCGCCTCATCGACTTCGTCCTGTCTAACCTCGTCAACGCGGGCTACCTCAAGATTGCGGTGCTCACTCAATACAAATCCCATTCCCTAGACCGTCACATCTCGCAGGCTTGGAATCTGTCTGGCCCGACTTCCCAGTACATCGCCTCCGTGCCCGCACAGCAGCGTCGCGGCAAGCGCTGGTACAACGGTTCCGCCGACGCTATTGTCCAGTCGCTTAACTTGATTTATGACGAAAAGCCGGACTATGTCATCGTCTTCGGCGCAGACCACGTCTATCGCATGGACCCGCAGCAGATGGTTCAGGAACACATCGCTACCGGGCTCGACTGCTCCGTGGCGGGCATTCGCGTGCCGCGTAGCGAGGCCACCGCATTTGGCTGCATTCAGGCAGATGGTATGGGAACCATCACCGAGTTTTTGGAAAAGCCGGATAATCCGCCTTCGACCCCGGATGATCCGAACATGACCTATGCGTCCATGGGTAACTACGTCTTTACGGCTGATGCTCTGATTGAGGCCCTGCTAAAGGACGAGGAGAATGAAAACTCCGACCACGACATGGGCGGCGACATCATTCCGTACTTCGTGGAGCGCGGGCAGGCGCATGTCTATGACTTCATGGCCAATGACGTGCCAGGTTCTACTGAGCGCGATCATGGTTATTGGCGCGATGTGGGCACCATCGATTCTTTCTACGAAGCCCACATGGACTTAATTTCGGTGCACCCGATTTTCAATCTTTATAACAATCATTGGCCCATCCACTCCACGGATGAGTCCAACCTTCCGCCAGCGAAGTTCGTCCAAAACGGCATCGCGCAGTCTTCCATGGTGGCCCCCGGCTGCATCATCTCCGGCGGCACCGTGCGCAACTCTGTGCTGTCCTCGGACGTGCATGTGGCCGACGGAGCTTCAGTAGAAGGCTCGGTGCTGCTGCCAGGCGTGCGCGTGGGCAAGGGCGCGGTTGTCCGCCATGCCATTTTGGATAAGAACGTGGTGGTTTCCGAAGGTGCCATCATCGGCTGCGACCGCGAGCGCGACGAGTCCCGCTTTAAGGTCTCTGACGGCGGCGTTGTCGTCGTGGGCAAGAACGAAACCGTCTAG
- a CDS encoding amino acid permease: MAETSQQLKTRHLTMMGLGSAVGAGLFLGVGLGIQMSGTSVLLSYAVAGLLVGAIMWMLGEMAAARPSLGSFSTYAGQAFGNWARFTLGWLFWFMLVMVMGAEITGAAAIIASWFNIAAWIPALIAVSFFAVVNFAAVRGFGEFEFWFAIIKVAVILAFLAVGVLMLIGVLPGFNGDLATTNFTENFLPNGMPGFASGLLAVAFAFGGIEMVTIAAAESEDPARNVATAVRAVIFRIMVFYIGAIVVITMVLPFKYIQDADAAADSPFTLVLEAAQIPFAAGFMEVIIALALLSAFNAQIYSTSRVIFDMAKDGSAPAIFKKQNPSGSPVFAVILSMLFAFGSVLLQFWNPPGLLSFLFNAVGGCLLVIWTFVVLSYLKLHPIMKKNGELSAVEVIAYPVLPWATLLAIAALVVLMLFDPSARNQVLAVSALTVVLIVASRLTKPRQVNTVSK; encoded by the coding sequence ATGGCAGAAACCTCACAGCAGCTCAAGACACGCCACCTCACGATGATGGGGCTCGGGTCTGCGGTTGGCGCAGGCCTCTTTCTAGGCGTTGGCCTGGGAATCCAAATGTCCGGTACCTCGGTTCTGCTTTCCTATGCAGTCGCCGGCCTCTTGGTCGGCGCCATCATGTGGATGCTCGGCGAGATGGCAGCAGCCCGCCCCTCGCTAGGATCCTTTTCCACCTATGCCGGCCAAGCTTTTGGCAATTGGGCACGCTTTACCCTGGGCTGGTTGTTTTGGTTCATGCTAGTGATGGTGATGGGAGCCGAGATTACGGGCGCTGCCGCAATCATCGCCTCCTGGTTTAACATCGCAGCGTGGATTCCCGCCCTTATCGCAGTCTCCTTCTTCGCGGTGGTCAACTTTGCAGCCGTTCGTGGATTCGGCGAGTTCGAATTCTGGTTCGCCATCATCAAGGTGGCCGTCATCCTAGCCTTCCTGGCAGTGGGCGTACTGATGCTGATTGGCGTGCTGCCAGGCTTCAACGGCGACCTCGCAACCACCAACTTCACGGAGAACTTCCTTCCGAATGGCATGCCGGGCTTTGCTTCCGGATTGCTCGCCGTTGCATTCGCCTTCGGCGGTATTGAGATGGTAACCATCGCCGCCGCCGAGTCGGAGGATCCTGCACGCAACGTCGCGACCGCCGTGCGTGCGGTTATCTTCCGCATCATGGTCTTCTACATTGGCGCCATCGTGGTCATCACCATGGTTTTGCCATTTAAATACATCCAAGATGCCGATGCAGCCGCCGATTCCCCATTCACCCTGGTGCTAGAGGCCGCGCAGATCCCATTCGCCGCGGGCTTTATGGAAGTCATCATCGCTTTGGCCCTGCTTTCTGCATTCAACGCGCAGATCTACTCCACCTCCCGCGTAATTTTCGACATGGCTAAGGACGGCTCGGCACCGGCTATCTTTAAAAAGCAGAACCCATCGGGCTCCCCAGTCTTCGCTGTCATCTTGTCCATGCTTTTCGCATTCGGCTCCGTGCTGCTGCAGTTCTGGAATCCGCCAGGACTTCTGTCCTTCCTCTTCAATGCAGTCGGCGGCTGCCTGCTAGTGATCTGGACCTTCGTGGTTTTGTCCTACTTGAAGCTGCACCCAATCATGAAGAAGAACGGTGAGCTTTCCGCCGTCGAGGTCATCGCCTACCCGGTTCTGCCATGGGCCACCCTGCTGGCGATTGCCGCATTGGTTGTTCTCATGCTCTTCGACCCATCCGCACGCAACCAGGTCCTTGCAGTGAGTGCGCTGACCGTCGTGCTCATCGTTGCGTCCCGCCTCACAAAACCTCGCCAAGTAAACACGGTGTCGAAGTAG
- a CDS encoding O-methyltransferase produces MTNTAYDALRSYIESTSEVSTALAGARSHAEEFGLSVPDEATGQLLSSLSAASSGTDRPQAIAITPAAAVAGIYLLQGLPNNGIVTCIDPEAEHQAMAKTTFREAGFATTRARFLPSHPLEVMGRLATASYQLIFADVPALDMPALINAAFPLLRKNGTLVLANSLLDGTLADTTRSDRDTAAAREADELARSLEDAVVTRLPLGSGLTLITKR; encoded by the coding sequence GTGACTAATACGGCATACGACGCACTGCGTTCTTACATCGAATCCACCAGCGAAGTTTCTACGGCACTCGCCGGGGCCCGTTCCCATGCCGAGGAATTTGGCTTGTCCGTACCGGACGAAGCAACCGGGCAGCTTCTTTCCTCCCTTTCCGCAGCCAGCTCTGGCACTGATCGCCCCCAGGCCATCGCTATTACTCCGGCTGCTGCTGTAGCCGGAATCTACCTCCTGCAGGGCCTGCCTAACAATGGAATCGTCACCTGCATCGATCCGGAGGCAGAGCATCAGGCCATGGCGAAGACCACCTTCCGTGAGGCTGGCTTTGCCACCACCCGCGCGCGCTTTTTGCCCTCCCATCCTCTGGAGGTCATGGGACGTCTCGCCACCGCTTCTTATCAATTGATCTTCGCAGACGTTCCCGCGCTGGATATGCCGGCTCTTATCAACGCCGCTTTCCCACTGCTGCGTAAGAACGGCACGCTGGTTCTCGCGAACTCTTTGTTGGATGGCACCCTCGCCGACACCACCCGCAGCGACCGCGACACTGCCGCTGCCCGAGAAGCAGACGAGCTCGCCCGCTCACTCGAAGACGCCGTAGTAACCCGTCTACCACTGGGTTCCGGCCTAACGCTTATCACCAAGCGCTAA
- the glgA gene encoding glycogen synthase yields MRAGIFSKEYPPEIYGGAGVHVAELTRFMRELIDVSVHCMGGPREEKDVFNHGVDPELSAANPAIQTLSTGLRMANAASDIDIAHSHTWYSGLGGHLAARLYDIPHVVTAHSLEPHRPWKREQLAGGYEISSWSEKNAMEYADGVIAVSAGMKASILDAYPRIDESKVHVVLNGIDTELWQPREADYLDKLGVDKQRPIVAFVGRITRQKGVKHLLKAAAQFDSDVQLVLCAGAPDTPEIAAETAALVEDLQANRDGVFWVQEMLSRSLIQEVYSGADVFVCPSIYEPLGIVNLEAMACGTAVVASDVGGIPEVVVDGETGILVHYDENAVADFEANLATAVNQVAADKERATAFGQAGRMRAVEKFSWATIASQTVDIYRALI; encoded by the coding sequence ATGAGAGCCGGAATTTTTTCCAAGGAATACCCACCTGAAATTTATGGTGGCGCTGGCGTGCACGTCGCCGAGCTAACCCGCTTCATGCGGGAGTTAATCGATGTTTCCGTTCACTGTATGGGCGGCCCACGTGAGGAAAAGGACGTCTTCAACCACGGCGTCGATCCAGAACTTTCCGCAGCCAACCCCGCTATCCAGACTCTTTCCACGGGGCTGCGCATGGCAAATGCAGCTTCCGATATTGATATCGCGCATTCCCACACCTGGTACTCCGGCCTCGGTGGCCATCTTGCCGCCCGCCTTTACGACATCCCACATGTGGTCACCGCCCACTCTTTAGAGCCACACCGCCCATGGAAGCGTGAGCAGCTCGCTGGCGGCTACGAGATTTCCTCGTGGTCCGAGAAAAACGCCATGGAATACGCCGACGGCGTCATCGCGGTTTCCGCTGGCATGAAAGCCTCCATTCTGGATGCTTATCCCCGCATCGATGAGTCCAAGGTGCATGTTGTGCTCAATGGCATCGATACCGAGCTGTGGCAGCCGCGCGAGGCAGACTACCTGGACAAACTCGGCGTCGACAAGCAGCGCCCCATCGTTGCCTTCGTCGGCCGCATCACCCGCCAAAAGGGCGTGAAGCACCTGCTGAAGGCCGCGGCCCAGTTTGATTCAGACGTCCAGCTGGTGCTGTGCGCAGGCGCTCCCGATACTCCAGAAATCGCCGCGGAAACCGCAGCTTTGGTCGAAGACCTGCAGGCCAACCGCGACGGCGTGTTCTGGGTGCAGGAAATGCTCTCTCGCAGCCTCATCCAAGAGGTGTACTCTGGCGCCGACGTCTTCGTATGTCCTTCTATCTACGAGCCTTTGGGAATCGTTAACTTGGAGGCCATGGCGTGCGGGACTGCAGTAGTTGCATCTGACGTCGGAGGAATCCCCGAGGTTGTCGTCGACGGTGAGACCGGAATCCTCGTCCACTACGACGAAAATGCGGTCGCTGACTTCGAGGCTAACCTCGCCACTGCAGTCAACCAGGTCGCCGCCGACAAGGAGCGCGCAACCGCATTCGGCCAAGCCGGCCGCATGCGAGCTGTGGAGAAGTTCTCGTGGGCCACCATCGCCTCCCAGACCGTAGATATTTACCGCGCACTGATTTAA
- a CDS encoding methyltransferase domain-containing protein, translated as MLSHVIDVLADPNDGTALSGADDFARLVSESGHSFDVAKQGYVTLAPGAGLKHKGDSSEMVSARETFLSLGHFAPFVEAVTGAVQDALDANELPETAEPMLLEVGAGTGYYLAHTLDSIAEARGVGLDISPHAAKHLAKCHPRVGAVVADVWERLPLQDDSIDAVSVVFAPRNPAEFQRILRPGGEVIVLTPDLGHLDELREPLGILGVEEGKIERMYEQAAGYLEQAADPVDISYPMTLDRASIAAQVGMSPSARHLEKEELAERMAKLPETMQVTAHARLDRLRAV; from the coding sequence ATGCTTTCACACGTCATCGATGTTCTGGCCGACCCAAACGATGGCACCGCGCTAAGCGGCGCCGACGATTTTGCTCGTCTCGTCTCTGAGTCTGGGCACTCTTTTGATGTGGCCAAACAAGGCTATGTCACCCTTGCCCCCGGGGCAGGGCTAAAGCATAAGGGCGATTCCAGTGAGATGGTTTCCGCGCGTGAGACCTTCTTGTCTTTGGGCCACTTCGCCCCATTTGTGGAGGCTGTCACTGGCGCAGTGCAGGACGCACTTGATGCCAACGAGTTGCCTGAGACTGCCGAGCCTATGCTGCTTGAAGTCGGTGCCGGCACCGGCTATTACCTAGCACATACCTTGGATTCCATCGCTGAGGCCCGTGGCGTTGGTTTGGATATTTCCCCACATGCTGCCAAGCATCTGGCAAAGTGCCATCCGCGCGTTGGCGCCGTGGTGGCGGATGTGTGGGAGCGGTTGCCGCTGCAGGATGATTCCATCGATGCGGTATCGGTGGTCTTTGCCCCGCGCAACCCAGCGGAGTTCCAGCGCATCTTGCGTCCAGGCGGCGAGGTCATTGTCTTGACTCCGGACCTCGGCCATCTGGATGAACTGCGCGAGCCGCTGGGAATCTTGGGCGTGGAAGAAGGCAAGATCGAGCGCATGTACGAGCAGGCCGCCGGCTACCTGGAGCAGGCAGCAGATCCGGTTGATATCTCTTATCCGATGACCCTGGATCGCGCCTCTATTGCCGCGCAGGTTGGCATGAGCCCGTCTGCCCGCCACCTTGAAAAGGAAGAGCTTGCTGAGCGCATGGCAAAATTACCAGAGACCATGCAGGTCACCGCTCATGCCCGCCTGGACCGTCTGCGCGCAGTCTAA